The following proteins are co-located in the Escherichia fergusonii ATCC 35469 genome:
- a CDS encoding transporter, with protein MKRFIFLPLITCFLSMNAMAADGENKPSNLLGAPVNTAISGGSVLPEGMLLTAVNSSFRDKDHQIEGHGSSDVYSQIWLLKIRYGLTDRLELSTVGSYINNKRDNLSPEHIEGMGDQSVGATYALMSQRRGDPFWVTVGGALLLPTGQGGDNHLPGNSAWGGRVSLSLTKSFTPNFKGDMDFVYQGPFERGNQDVKRGNEFQWNTQVRYMFSDLPLDIGLESAYSNNASGTKKLPNGSVINTHSGTTEWVVGPSFNIAVDSLKLWFGAGAFFPVMQEAKSPTKMEDVRWEFKIGKTW; from the coding sequence ATGAAACGATTTATATTTCTGCCATTAATAACATGCTTTCTATCAATGAATGCAATGGCAGCTGACGGAGAAAATAAGCCCAGTAATCTATTAGGTGCACCAGTTAATACCGCTATTTCTGGTGGTTCAGTATTGCCGGAAGGAATGTTATTAACCGCCGTGAATAGCTCATTTCGCGATAAAGATCATCAAATCGAGGGGCACGGAAGTTCGGATGTTTACTCCCAGATATGGTTATTGAAGATTCGTTACGGTTTGACCGACAGACTGGAATTATCAACTGTGGGTTCTTATATCAATAACAAACGAGACAATCTGTCTCCTGAGCATATAGAGGGAATGGGCGATCAATCGGTGGGGGCCACTTATGCTTTAATGAGCCAGCGAAGAGGTGATCCGTTTTGGGTTACGGTAGGTGGGGCATTATTACTACCCACCGGGCAAGGTGGAGATAATCATTTGCCTGGGAACAGCGCCTGGGGAGGAAGAGTATCACTCTCTTTAACAAAATCATTCACTCCTAACTTTAAAGGGGATATGGATTTTGTCTATCAGGGACCATTTGAGCGCGGTAACCAGGATGTGAAACGAGGTAACGAATTCCAGTGGAATACCCAGGTACGGTATATGTTTAGCGATTTACCGCTGGATATTGGTCTGGAAAGTGCCTACAGCAATAATGCCTCTGGAACGAAAAAACTGCCTAATGGCAGCGTAATTAATACCCATTCTGGAACTACCGAATGGGTTGTTGGTCCGTCATTTAATATTGCCGTCGATTCACTGAAATTATGGTTTGGTGCCGGAGCCTTCTTCCCGGTAATGCAGGAAGCGAAGTCGCCAACCAAAATGGAAGATGTACGCTGGGAATTTAAAATAGGTAAGACCTGGTAA
- the bglA gene encoding 6-phospho-beta-glucosidase BglA translates to MKKLTLPKDFLWGGAVAAHQVEGGWNKGGKGPSICDVLTGGAHGVPREITKEVLPGKYYPNHEAVDFYGHYKEDIKLFAEMGFKCFRTSIAWTRIFPKGDETQPNEEGLKFYDDMFDELLKYNIEPVITLSHFEMPLHLVQQYGSWTNRKVVDFFVRFAEVVFERYKHKVKYWMTFNEINNQRNWRAPLFGYCCSGVVYTEHENPEETMYQVLHHQFVASALAVKAARRINPEMKVGCMLAMVPLYPYSCNPDDVMFAQESMRERYVFTDVQLRGYYPAYVLNEWERRGFNIKMEDGDLDVLREGTCDYLGFSYYMTNAVKAEGGTGDAISGFEGSVPNPYVKASDWGWQIDPVGLRYALCELYERYQKPLFIVENGFGAYDKVEEDGSINDDYRIDYLRAHIEEMKKAVTYDGVDLMGYTPWGCIDCVSFTTGQYSKRYGFIYVNKHDDGTGDMSRSRKKSFDWYKEVIASNGEKL, encoded by the coding sequence GTGAAAAAACTCACCTTACCGAAAGATTTCTTATGGGGCGGCGCAGTTGCCGCTCATCAGGTCGAAGGCGGCTGGAACAAAGGCGGCAAAGGGCCGAGCATTTGTGACGTTCTGACCGGTGGCGCACACGGCGTGCCGCGCGAAATCACCAAAGAAGTCTTGCCAGGAAAATACTATCCAAACCATGAAGCCGTTGATTTTTATGGTCACTACAAAGAAGACATCAAGCTATTTGCCGAAATGGGCTTCAAATGTTTTCGCACTTCCATCGCCTGGACGCGCATTTTCCCAAAAGGTGATGAAACTCAGCCAAACGAAGAAGGGCTGAAGTTCTACGATGATATGTTCGATGAACTGCTGAAATACAACATCGAACCGGTGATCACCCTCTCCCACTTTGAAATGCCGCTGCATCTGGTGCAGCAATACGGTAGCTGGACTAACCGTAAAGTGGTTGATTTCTTTGTACGTTTCGCGGAAGTGGTATTTGAACGCTATAAGCATAAAGTCAAATATTGGATGACCTTCAACGAAATTAACAACCAGCGTAACTGGCGTGCACCTCTGTTCGGTTACTGCTGCTCTGGCGTGGTGTATACCGAACATGAAAACCCGGAAGAGACGATGTATCAGGTGCTGCATCACCAGTTTGTCGCCAGCGCCCTGGCAGTGAAAGCCGCGCGTCGCATTAACCCGGAGATGAAAGTCGGCTGTATGCTGGCGATGGTGCCGCTCTATCCATACTCCTGTAACCCGGACGATGTGATGTTCGCTCAGGAGTCGATGCGCGAACGCTACGTCTTTACCGATGTGCAGTTGCGTGGCTATTACCCTGCCTATGTGTTGAACGAGTGGGAGCGTCGCGGATTTAACATCAAAATGGAAGACGGCGATCTCGATGTACTGCGTGAAGGCACCTGCGATTATCTTGGTTTCAGCTATTACATGACCAACGCAGTGAAGGCCGAAGGCGGCACCGGCGATGCGATCTCTGGTTTTGAAGGCAGCGTACCAAACCCGTATGTTAAAGCATCTGACTGGGGCTGGCAGATTGATCCGGTGGGTCTGCGCTATGCACTATGCGAACTGTATGAGCGTTATCAGAAGCCGCTGTTTATTGTCGAAAACGGTTTTGGCGCTTACGACAAAGTGGAAGAAGACGGCAGCATCAACGACGACTACCGCATTGATTACCTGCGCGCCCATATCGAAGAAATGAAAAAAGCGGTGACTTACGATGGCGTGGATCTGATGGGCTACACACCGTGGGGCTGCATCGACTGCGTGTCGTTCACCACCGGGCAGTACAGCAAACGCTACGGCTTTATCTATGTGAATAAACATGACGACGGTACTGGCGATATGTCGCGTTCACGTAAGAAGAGCTTTGACTGGTACAAAGAGGTGATTGCCAGCAACGGCGAGAAGCTTTAA
- the gcvP gene encoding aminomethyl-transferring glycine dehydrogenase — MTQTLSQLENSGAFIERHIGPDAAQQQEMLNAVGAQSLNALTGQIVPKDIQLATPPQVGAPATEYAALAELKAIASRNKRFTSYIGIGYTAVQLPPVILRNMLENPGWYTAYTPYQPEVSQGRLEALLNFQQVTLDLTGLDMASASLLDEATAAAEAMAMAKRVSKLKNANRFFVASDVHPQTLDVVRTRAETFGFEVIVDDAQKVLDHQDVFGVLLQQVGTTGEIHDYTALISELKSRKIVVSVAADIMALVLLTAPGKQGADIVFGSAQRFGVPMGYGGPHAAFFAAKDEYKRSMPGRIIGVSKDAAGNTALRMAMQTREQHIRREKANSNICTSQVLLANIASLYAVYHGPVGLKRIANRIHRLTDILAAGLQQKGQKLRHAHYFDTLCVEVADKAGVLARAEAAEINLRSDILNAVGITLDETTTRENVMQLFSVLLGDNHGLDIDTLDKDVAHDSRSIQPAMLRDDEILTHPVFNRYHSETEMMRYMHSLERKDLALNQAMIPLGSCTMKLNAAAEMIPITWPEFAELHPFCPPEQAEGYQQMIAQLADWLVKLTGYDAVCMQPNSGAQGEYAGLLAIRHYHESRNEGHRDICLIPASAHGTNPASAHMAGMQVVVVACDKNGNIDLTDLRAKAEQAGDNLSCIMVTYPSTHGVYEETIREVCEIVHQFGGQVYLDGANMNAQVGITSPGFIGADVSHLNLHKTFCIPHGGGGPGMGPIGVKAHLAPFVPGHSVVQIEGMLTRQGAVSAAPFGSASILPISWMYIRMMGAEGLKKASQVAILNANYIASRLQDAFPVLYTGRDGRVAHECILDIRPLKEETGISELDIAKRLIDYGFHAPTMSFPVAGTLMVEPTESESKVELDRFIDAMLAIRAEIDQVKAGVWPLEDNPLVNAPHIQNELVAEWAHPYSREVAVFPAGVADKYWPTVKRLDDVYGDRNLFCSCVPISEYQ, encoded by the coding sequence ATGACACAGACGTTAAGCCAGCTTGAAAACAGCGGCGCTTTTATTGAACGCCATATCGGACCGGACGCCGCGCAACAGCAAGAAATGCTGAATGCCGTTGGCGCACAATCGTTAAACGCGCTGACCGGCCAGATTGTGCCGAAAGATATTCAGCTTGCGACACCACCGCAGGTTGGCGCACCGGCGACCGAATACGCCGCGCTGGCGGAACTCAAGGCTATTGCCAGTCGCAATAAACGCTTCACGTCTTACATCGGCATCGGTTACACCGCCGTGCAGCTACCGCCGGTTATTCTGCGTAACATGCTGGAAAATCCGGGCTGGTATACCGCGTATACTCCGTATCAACCTGAAGTCTCCCAGGGCCGCCTTGAAGCACTGCTCAACTTCCAGCAGGTAACGCTGGATTTAACCGGGCTGGATATGGCCTCTGCTTCTCTTCTGGACGAAGCCACCGCTGCCGCCGAAGCAATGGCGATGGCTAAACGCGTCAGCAAACTGAAAAATGCCAACCGCTTCTTCGTGGCTTCTGACGTTCATCCGCAAACGCTGGATGTGGTACGTACTCGTGCCGAAACCTTTGGTTTTGAAGTGATTGTCGATGACGCGCAAAAAGTGCTCGACCATCAGGACGTCTTCGGCGTGCTGTTACAGCAGGTCGGCACTACCGGTGAAATTCACGACTACACCGCGCTTATCAGCGAACTGAAATCACGCAAAATTGTGGTCAGCGTCGCCGCCGATATTATGGCGCTGGTGCTGTTAACTGCGCCGGGCAAACAGGGCGCGGATATTGTCTTTGGTTCGGCGCAACGCTTTGGCGTACCGATGGGCTACGGTGGCCCACATGCGGCATTCTTTGCAGCGAAAGATGAATACAAACGCTCAATGCCGGGCCGTATTATTGGCGTATCGAAAGATGCCGCGGGCAATACTGCGCTGCGCATGGCGATGCAGACTCGCGAGCAACATATTCGCCGTGAGAAAGCGAACTCCAACATTTGTACTTCCCAGGTACTGCTGGCAAACATCGCCAGCCTGTATGCCGTTTATCACGGTCCGGTTGGCCTGAAACGTATCGCTAACCGCATCCACCGTCTTACTGATATCCTGGCTGCAGGTCTGCAACAAAAAGGTCAGAAGCTGCGCCATGCGCACTATTTCGATACTTTGTGTGTGGAAGTGGCCGACAAAGCGGGCGTGCTGGCGCGTGCCGAAGCGGCTGAAATCAACCTACGTAGCGATATTCTGAATGCAGTGGGGATCACCCTTGATGAAACCACCACGCGCGAAAACGTGATGCAGCTTTTCAGCGTACTGCTGGGCGATAATCACGGACTGGACATCGACACGCTGGACAAAGACGTGGCTCACGACAGCCGTTCTATTCAGCCTGCAATGCTGCGCGATGACGAAATTCTCACCCATCCGGTGTTTAATCGCTACCACAGCGAAACCGAAATGATGCGCTATATGCACTCGCTGGAGCGTAAAGATCTGGCGCTGAATCAGGCGATGATCCCGCTGGGTTCCTGCACCATGAAACTGAACGCCGCCGCCGAGATGATCCCAATCACCTGGCCGGAATTTGCCGAACTGCACCCGTTCTGCCCGCCGGAACAGGCCGAAGGTTATCAGCAGATGATCGCCCAACTGGCTGACTGGCTGGTGAAACTGACCGGTTACGACGCCGTCTGTATGCAGCCGAACTCTGGCGCTCAGGGCGAATACGCGGGGCTGCTGGCGATTCGTCATTATCATGAAAGCCGCAACGAAGGACATCGCGATATCTGCCTGATCCCGGCTTCTGCGCACGGCACTAACCCGGCTTCCGCGCATATGGCAGGAATGCAGGTGGTGGTTGTGGCGTGTGATAAAAACGGCAACATCGATCTGACTGACCTGCGCGCGAAAGCGGAGCAGGCGGGCGATAATCTCTCCTGCATTATGGTGACCTATCCTTCCACCCACGGCGTGTACGAAGAAACGATCCGTGAAGTGTGTGAAATCGTGCATCAGTTCGGCGGTCAGGTTTACCTTGATGGCGCGAACATGAACGCCCAGGTTGGCATCACTTCGCCGGGCTTTATTGGCGCGGACGTTTCGCACCTTAACCTGCATAAAACTTTCTGCATTCCGCACGGCGGTGGTGGTCCGGGTATGGGACCGATCGGCGTGAAAGCGCATCTGGCACCGTTTGTTCCGGGTCATAGTGTGGTACAAATCGAAGGCATGTTAACCCGTCAGGGCGCGGTTTCTGCGGCACCGTTCGGTAGCGCTTCTATTCTGCCAATTAGCTGGATGTACATCCGCATGATGGGCGCAGAAGGGCTGAAAAAAGCAAGCCAGGTGGCAATCCTCAACGCCAACTATATTGCCAGCCGCCTGCAGGATGCCTTCCCGGTGCTGTATACCGGTCGCGACGGTCGCGTGGCGCACGAATGTATTCTTGATATTCGTCCGTTGAAAGAAGAAACCGGCATCAGCGAGCTGGATATTGCCAAGCGCCTGATCGACTACGGTTTCCACGCGCCGACTATGTCGTTCCCGGTGGCGGGCACGCTGATGGTTGAACCGACTGAATCTGAAAGCAAAGTGGAACTGGATCGCTTTATCGACGCGATGCTGGCTATCCGTGCGGAAATTGACCAGGTGAAAGCCGGTGTCTGGCCGCTGGAAGATAACCCGCTGGTGAACGCGCCGCACATTCAGAACGAACTGGTCGCCGAGTGGGCGCATCCGTACAGCCGTGAAGTTGCAGTATTCCCGGCAGGCGTGGCAGACAAATACTGGCCGACGGTGAAACGTCTGGATGATGTTTACGGCGACCGTAACCTGTTCTGCTCCTGCGTACCGATTAGCGAATACCAGTAA
- the yqfB gene encoding N(4)-acetylcytidine aminohydrolase, translated as MQPNDITFFQRFQDDILAGRKTITIRDESESHFKTGDVLRVGRFEDDGYFCTIEVTATSTVTLDTLTEKHAQQENMTLPELKKVIADIYPGQTQFYVIEFKCL; from the coding sequence ATGCAGCCAAACGACATCACTTTTTTTCAACGTTTCCAGGATGACATTCTGGCTGGGCGTAAAACCATCACCATCCGCGACGAGTCTGAATCGCACTTCAAAACGGGTGATGTGCTTCGTGTCGGGCGTTTTGAAGATGACGGTTATTTTTGCACGATTGAAGTCACTGCAACATCAACCGTAACGCTGGATACCTTGACGGAAAAACATGCACAACAGGAAAATATGACCCTGCCTGAACTGAAAAAGGTCATTGCCGACATCTATCCTGGGCAGACACAGTTTTATGTAATTGAATTTAAATGCCTTTAA
- the gcvH gene encoding glycine cleavage system protein GcvH encodes MSNVPAELKYSKEHEWLRKEADGTYTVGITEHAQELLGDMVFVDLPEVGATVSAGDDCAVAESVKAASDIYAPVSGEIVAVNDALSDSPELVNSEPYAGGWIFKIKASDESELESLLDATAYEALLEDE; translated from the coding sequence ATGAGCAACGTACCAGCAGAACTGAAATACAGCAAAGAACACGAATGGCTGCGTAAAGAAGCCGACGGCACTTACACTGTTGGCATCACTGAGCACGCTCAGGAGCTGTTAGGCGATATGGTGTTTGTTGACCTGCCGGAAGTGGGTGCAACGGTAAGCGCGGGCGATGACTGCGCGGTTGCCGAATCGGTAAAAGCGGCGTCAGACATTTATGCGCCAGTAAGCGGTGAAATCGTGGCGGTAAACGACGCACTGAGCGATTCCCCGGAACTGGTGAACAGCGAACCGTATGCAGGCGGCTGGATCTTTAAAATAAAAGCCAGCGATGAAAGCGAACTGGAATCACTGCTGGATGCGACCGCATACGAAGCATTGTTAGAAGACGAGTAA
- the trhA gene encoding PAQR family membrane homeostasis protein TrhA, which yields MVQKPLIKQGYSLAEEIANSVSHGIGLVFGIVGLVLLLVQAVDLNASATAITSYSLYGGSMILLFLASTLYHAVPHQRAKMWLKKFDHCAIYLLIAGTYTPFLLVGLDSPLARGLMIVIWSLALLGILFKLTIAHRFKILSLVTYLAMGWLSLVVIYEMAVKLAAGSVTLLAVGGVVYSLGVIFYVCKRIPYNHAIWHGFVLGGSVCHFLAIYLYIGQA from the coding sequence ATGGTTCAGAAGCCCCTCATTAAGCAGGGATATTCGCTGGCAGAGGAAATTGCCAACAGCGTCAGTCACGGCATTGGGCTGGTGTTTGGTATCGTTGGGCTGGTGTTGTTACTGGTTCAGGCGGTGGATCTCAATGCCAGCGCCACAGCGATAACCAGTTACAGTCTCTATGGCGGCAGTATGATCCTGCTGTTTCTTGCTTCGACGCTTTATCACGCCGTTCCCCATCAACGGGCAAAAATGTGGCTGAAGAAATTTGACCACTGTGCCATTTATCTATTGATTGCCGGAACCTACACGCCGTTTTTGCTGGTGGGGCTGGATTCTCCGTTAGCGCGCGGGTTGATGATTGTTATCTGGAGCCTGGCGCTGTTGGGGATTCTGTTCAAGCTGACCATTGCGCACCGATTCAAAATTTTATCTCTGGTGACTTATCTGGCGATGGGCTGGCTGTCGCTGGTGGTGATTTATGAAATGGCCGTTAAGCTCGCGGCGGGCAGCGTTACCTTACTGGCAGTAGGCGGCGTGGTTTACTCGCTCGGGGTGATTTTCTACGTCTGCAAACGCATTCCCTACAACCATGCCATCTGGCACGGCTTTGTGCTCGGTGGCAGTGTGTGTCACTTTCTGGCGATCTATTTGTATATTGGGCAGGCGTAA
- the gcvT gene encoding glycine cleavage system aminomethyltransferase GcvT encodes MAQQTPLYEQHTLCGARMVDFHGWMMPLHYGSQIDEHHAVRTDAGMFDVSHMTIVDLRGSRTREFLRYLLANDVAKLTKSGKALYSGMLNASGGVIDDLIVYYFTEDFFRLVVNSATREKDLSWITQHAEPFGIEITVRDDLSMIAVQGPNAQAKAATLFNDAQRQAVEGMKPFFGVQAGDLFIATTGYTGEAGYEIALPNEKAADFWRALVEAGVKPCGLGARDTLRLEAGMNLYSQEMDETISPLAANMGWTIAWEPADRDFIGREALEAQREHGTEKLVGLVMTEKGVLRNELPVRFTDAQGNQHEGIITSGTFSPTLGYSIALARVPEGIGETAIVQIRNREMPVKVTKPVFVRNGKAVA; translated from the coding sequence ATGGCACAACAGACTCCTTTGTACGAACAACACACGCTTTGCGGCGCTCGCATGGTGGATTTCCACGGCTGGATGATGCCGCTGCATTACGGTTCGCAAATCGACGAACATCATGCGGTACGTACCGATGCCGGAATGTTTGATGTGTCACATATGACCATCGTCGATCTTCGCGGCAGTCGCACCCGGGAGTTTCTGCGTTATCTGCTGGCGAACGATGTGGCGAAGCTCACCAAAAGCGGCAAAGCCCTTTACTCGGGGATGTTGAATGCCTCTGGCGGTGTGATAGATGATCTCATCGTTTACTACTTTACTGAAGATTTCTTCCGCCTCGTTGTTAACTCCGCCACCCGCGAAAAAGACCTCTCCTGGATTACCCAACACGCTGAACCCTTCGGTATCGAAATTACCGTTCGTGATGACCTTTCCATGATTGCCGTACAAGGGCCGAATGCGCAGGCAAAAGCTGCCACACTGTTTAATGATGCTCAGCGTCAGGCGGTGGAAGGGATGAAACCCTTCTTTGGCGTGCAGGCGGGCGATCTGTTTATTGCCACCACCGGTTATACCGGTGAAGCGGGCTATGAAATTGCGCTGCCCAATGAAAAAGCGGCGGATTTCTGGCGTGCGCTGGTGGAAGCGGGCGTTAAGCCCTGCGGTCTGGGCGCTCGTGACACGCTGCGTCTGGAAGCGGGTATGAATCTGTATAGCCAGGAGATGGACGAAACTATTTCTCCTTTAGCCGCCAACATGGGCTGGACCATCGCCTGGGAACCGGCTGATCGTGACTTTATCGGTCGTGAAGCTCTGGAAGCGCAGCGTGAACATGGCACAGAAAAACTGGTTGGTCTGGTGATGACCGAAAAAGGCGTGCTGCGTAATGAACTGCCGGTACGTTTTACCGATGCGCAGGGCAATCAGCATGAAGGCATTATCACCAGCGGTACTTTCTCCCCGACGTTGGGTTACAGCATTGCGCTGGCACGCGTACCGGAAGGTATTGGCGAAACGGCGATTGTGCAAATTCGCAACCGTGAAATGCCGGTAAAAGTGACGAAACCTGTTTTTGTGCGTAACGGCAAAGCCGTCGCGTGA
- the ubiI gene encoding FAD-dependent 2-octaprenylphenol hydroxylase has product MQSVDVAIVGGGMVGLAVACGLQGSGLRVAVLEQRVPEPLAADAPPQLRVSAINAASEKLLSRLGVWQEILSRRASCYHGMEVWDKDSFGHISFDDQSMGYSHLGHIVENSVIHYALWNKAQQSSDISLLAPAELQQVAWGENETFLTLKDGSMLTARLVIGADGANSWLRNKADIPLTFWDYQHHALVATIRTEEPHDAVARQVFHGGGILAFLPLSDPHLCSIVWSLFPEEAQRMQQAGEDEFNRELNIAFDNRLGLCKVESERLVFPLTGRYARQFAAHRLALVGDAAHTIHPLAGQGVNLGFMDAAELIAELKRLHRQGKDIGQYIYLRRYERSRKHSAALMLAGMQGFRDLFSGANPAKKLLRDIGLKLADTLPGVKPQLIRQAMGLNDLPEWLR; this is encoded by the coding sequence ATGCAAAGTGTTGATGTAGCCATTGTTGGCGGCGGCATGGTGGGGCTGGCGGTTGCCTGCGGCTTACAGGGGAGCGGCTTACGCGTTGCCGTACTGGAGCAGCGCGTACCGGAACCTCTGGCGGCGGATGCACCACCACAACTGCGCGTTTCGGCTATCAATGCCGCCAGCGAAAAATTACTCTCCCGTCTTGGCGTCTGGCAGGAGATCCTCTCCCGCAGGGCCAGTTGCTATCACGGCATGGAAGTGTGGGACAAAGACAGTTTTGGTCACATTTCGTTTGACGATCAAAGCATGGGCTATAGCCATCTTGGGCATATCGTTGAAAATTCAGTCATTCACTACGCGCTGTGGAACAAAGCACAGCAGTCGTCAGATATCAGCCTGTTAGCCCCTGCAGAATTACAGCAGGTCGCCTGGGGAGAGAACGAAACCTTCCTGACGCTGAAAGACGGCAGTATGTTAACGGCGCGTCTGGTAATTGGCGCAGACGGCGCTAATTCCTGGTTGCGCAACAAAGCCGATATTCCGCTGACTTTCTGGGATTATCAGCATCACGCGCTGGTGGCGACCATTCGCACGGAAGAACCGCATGATGCGGTGGCGCGACAGGTTTTCCATGGCGGAGGCATTCTGGCCTTTTTGCCGCTTAGCGATCCGCATCTTTGCTCAATTGTCTGGTCACTGTTCCCAGAGGAAGCACAGCGGATGCAGCAGGCAGGCGAAGACGAATTTAATCGCGAGTTAAATATCGCTTTTGATAATCGCCTGGGCTTATGCAAGGTTGAGAGTGAACGCCTGGTGTTCCCGCTGACTGGGCGTTATGCGCGCCAGTTTGCCGCGCACCGTCTGGCGCTGGTGGGCGACGCCGCGCATACCATTCACCCGTTGGCGGGGCAGGGGGTGAATCTCGGCTTTATGGATGCTGCAGAGCTGATTGCTGAACTGAAACGGTTGCATCGTCAGGGTAAAGACATCGGGCAGTACATTTACCTGCGTCGCTATGAGCGTAGCCGCAAGCACAGTGCGGCGCTGATGCTGGCAGGTATGCAGGGATTCCGCGATCTGTTTTCCGGGGCTAATCCGGCGAAAAAACTGCTGCGTGATATTGGTCTGAAACTGGCCGACACGCTTCCTGGCGTTAAACCACAACTTATCCGTCAGGCAATGGGATTAAACGATTTGCCTGAATGGCTGCGCTAA
- the ubiH gene encoding 2-octaprenyl-6-methoxyphenyl hydroxylase, whose translation MSVIIVGGGMAGATLALAISQLSHGALPVHLIEATAPESHAHPGFDGRAIALAAGTCQQLVRIGVWQSLADCATAITTVHVSDRGHAGFVTLAAEDYQLAALGQVVELHNVGQRLFALLRKAPGVTLHCPDRVANVARTQSHVEVTLESGKTLTGRVLVAADGTHSALATACGVDWQQEPYEQLAVIANVATSVAHEGRAFERFTQYGPLAMLPMSDGRCSLVWCHPLERREEVLSWSDETFCRELQSAFGWRLGKITHAGKRSAYPLALTRAARPVTHRTVLVGNAAQTLHPIAGQGFNLGMRDVMSLAETLTQAQERGEDIGDYGVLCRYQQRRQSDREATIGVTDSLVHLFANRWTPLVVGRNIGLMAMELFTPARDVLAQRTLGWVAR comes from the coding sequence ATGAGCGTAATCATCGTCGGTGGCGGCATGGCGGGCGCGACGCTGGCGCTGGCTATTTCCCAGTTAAGTCACGGGGCGCTGCCGGTACATTTGATTGAAGCGACCGCGCCAGAGTCTCATGCTCATCCGGGCTTTGATGGACGGGCTATTGCGCTGGCGGCGGGCACCTGTCAGCAACTGGTGCGCATCGGCGTCTGGCAATCTCTGGCAGATTGCGCAACCGCCATCACTACCGTTCATGTCAGCGATCGTGGTCATGCCGGATTCGTCACCCTCGCCGCAGAAGATTATCAACTGGCGGCGCTGGGGCAGGTTGTCGAATTGCATAATGTCGGGCAACGGCTGTTTGCGCTATTGCGCAAAGCGCCTGGCGTAACGCTGCATTGTCCGGATCGCGTGGCTAACGTTGCCCGTACTCAGAGTCACGTTGAAGTGACACTGGAGAGTGGCAAGACGCTGACGGGCCGTGTGCTGGTCGCTGCTGATGGCACCCATTCCGCGTTAGCCACCGCGTGCGGTGTTGACTGGCAGCAGGAGCCTTACGAACAACTGGCCGTGATTGCGAACGTTGCGACTTCCGTTGCGCACGAAGGCCGGGCGTTTGAGCGTTTCACACAATATGGCCCGTTGGCGATGTTGCCGATGTCTGACGGACGCTGTTCGCTGGTCTGGTGCCATCCACTGGAACGGCGCGAAGAGGTGCTGTCGTGGAGCGACGAGACGTTTTGCCGTGAACTCCAGTCGGCCTTTGGTTGGCGACTTGGGAAAATTACCCACGCTGGTAAACGCAGTGCTTACCCGCTGGCGTTAACCCGCGCCGCCAGACCTGTTACCCATCGTACCGTGCTGGTGGGCAATGCGGCGCAAACTCTGCACCCGATTGCCGGGCAAGGGTTCAACCTCGGTATGCGAGATGTGATGAGCCTTGCGGAAACCCTGACTCAGGCGCAAGAGCGCGGAGAAGACATAGGTGATTACGGCGTCTTGTGCCGTTATCAGCAGCGTCGACAGAGCGATCGAGAAGCAACCATCGGCGTCACGGACAGCCTTGTACATCTTTTTGCCAACCGTTGGACGCCGCTGGTTGTCGGGCGCAACATCGGGCTGATGGCAATGGAATTATTCACTCCGGCACGCGATGTGCTGGCGCAGCGCACCCTCGGTTGGGTGGCGCGTTGA